In Flavobacterium lacustre, a genomic segment contains:
- a CDS encoding thymidine kinase produces MFLENTVNHKEQFGWIEVICGSMFSGKTEELIRRLKRAQFAKQKVEIFKPAIDTRYHDEMVISHDANEIRSTPVPAAANIAILAQGCDVVGIDEAQFFDDEIVRVCNDLANQGIRVIVAGLDMDFKGNPFGPMPALMATAEYVTKVHAVCTRTGNLANYSFRKTDNDKLVMLGETEEYEPLSRAAYYHAMRKDQDEK; encoded by the coding sequence ATGTTTCTCGAAAATACAGTAAATCATAAAGAACAATTTGGTTGGATCGAAGTTATTTGCGGTTCGATGTTTTCGGGCAAAACGGAAGAACTCATCCGCCGACTAAAAAGAGCGCAATTTGCCAAACAGAAAGTAGAAATTTTCAAACCTGCTATTGATACGCGTTATCATGACGAAATGGTAATTTCACATGACGCCAACGAAATACGTTCTACGCCAGTTCCTGCTGCTGCCAATATCGCTATTTTGGCGCAAGGTTGTGATGTGGTCGGAATTGACGAAGCGCAGTTTTTTGATGATGAAATAGTTCGAGTTTGCAACGATTTGGCTAATCAAGGAATCCGGGTAATTGTGGCCGGATTGGACATGGATTTTAAGGGAAACCCTTTTGGACCCATGCCAGCGCTAATGGCTACTGCCGAATATGTTACCAAAGTCCACGCCGTATGTACGCGCACCGGAAATCTGGCTAATTACAGTTTTCGTAAAACGGATAATGACAAACTTGTCATGCTCGGTGAAACCGAAGAATATGAACCCTTGAGTCGTGCTGCTTATTATCATGCGATGCGGAAAGATCAGGACGAAAAATAA
- the rsmI gene encoding 16S rRNA (cytidine(1402)-2'-O)-methyltransferase — translation MSKLYIVPTPIGNLEDMTFRAIRILKEADLILAEDTRTSGKLLKHFEIGTHMHSHHMHNEHKTVEHLISRLKAGENIALISDAGTPAISDPGFLITRACIENGIEVECLPGATAFVPALVNSGLPNDKFIFEGFLPDKKGKQTRYLALAEETRTMILYVSPHKLVKTLTEFITYFGEDRPICVSRELSKLHEENVRGTVREVLTHFEKTAPRGEIVVVVGGKVTVKEPKKSKFSSEE, via the coding sequence ATGTCAAAATTATATATCGTTCCTACGCCTATTGGCAATCTTGAAGACATGACTTTTCGTGCCATTCGCATTCTTAAAGAAGCCGATTTGATTCTGGCAGAAGACACGCGAACCAGCGGAAAATTGCTGAAACATTTTGAAATTGGCACACACATGCACAGCCATCACATGCATAACGAGCACAAAACCGTAGAACATTTGATTTCAAGACTTAAAGCGGGAGAAAACATCGCTTTAATTTCGGATGCAGGAACGCCGGCTATTTCCGATCCTGGATTTTTAATCACACGCGCTTGCATCGAAAACGGAATTGAAGTTGAATGTTTGCCGGGCGCAACTGCTTTTGTTCCTGCTCTGGTAAACAGCGGATTGCCGAATGACAAATTTATTTTTGAAGGATTTTTGCCTGATAAAAAAGGAAAGCAAACCCGTTATTTAGCACTGGCCGAAGAAACGCGCACCATGATTTTATATGTTTCTCCTCATAAATTAGTAAAAACCTTAACTGAATTTATCACTTATTTTGGTGAAGACAGACCTATTTGTGTATCGAGAGAATTATCAAAACTTCACGAAGAAAATGTCCGCGGAACAGTTCGGGAAGTATTAACACATTTCGAAAAAACAGCTCCAAGAGGCGAAATTGTAGTTGTTGTTGGCGGAAAAGTAACCGTCAAAGAACCCAAAAAATCTAAATTTTCATCAGAAGAATAA